Within the Flavobacteriales bacterium genome, the region CATGGTGAAGACCTATGTGAAGAAAGCAGGCATGGAAGACCGCATCCGGTTGCACATCGGCACCGCTGCGGAAGTCATTCCTACCCTGAAGGAGACCTTCGACCTCGTGTTCATTGATGCAGATAAGGAAAATTACAGCAACTATTATGACCTGGTATTCGATAAGGTCAGAAAAGGAGGATTCATCATCGCCGACAATGTGTTGTGGAGCGGTAAAGTGGTTGATCCGCTCGAACTGCAGGATGATGAAACCATGGCCCTGGTCGCATACAGCCGGAAGGTCACACAGGACCCGCGTGTGGAAAATGTGCTGATGCCGGTTCGTGACGGACTGATGGTCGCTCGCAAACTTATTTAAACCCTATGGCAAAGAAATCCCTGAACCTCGCCGGCGTGATCCCGCCCATGCCAACACCCTTCGACAGCAAAGGTGCATTGGCTGCCGATCAGCTTTCATCCAATGTGAAGGTGTGGAATGAATTCGGACTGCGCGGCATGCTGGTCCTGGGATCCAACGGTGAATTCGTCATGATGTCGGCCGACGAAAAGATACGGGCCGTGGAAGCGGTCAAGGCATCAATCGCCCCCGATAAGCTTTTACTTGCAGGCACCGGATGCAGCACCACAGAAGAAACCATCGCCGTGTCGAAACGCGCACAGGCGGCAGGTGCGGATGCACTGCTCGTGCTTCATCCGCACTACTACAAAAGCCTGATGACCGATGAAGCCCTGCGCGGGTTTTTCTTCAAAGTGGCGGATGCGGTGGATGTTCCGGTGCTGGTGTACAACATGCCCGGATGTACCGGCATGGACCTGTCGGCCAAACTCCTGATTGAACTGGCATCCCATGAGAACATCATCGGATGGAAAGACTCGGGAAGCAACATCGTAAAGATGGAAGCTGTGGTGAAGGCCAAAGGAGACGATTTTCAACTGCTGATCGGTTCGGCCAGCCTGCTGTTGCCGGCCTTGTCGATCGGTGCGGTGGGAGGCATCATGGCCCTGGCCAACATTGCTCCCGCCGAGTGCATCAAGCTCATTGAGCTGTTCGGTTCAGGTAATGTGGCTGCCGCCAGGGAGCTGCAACTGAACATGACACCCGTGAACAATGCAGTGACGGCAACGTACGCGATGCCCGGACTGAAACACGTGATGCATCAACTGGGTCTGTACGGAGGTCCGTGCCGCGAACCCATCCTTCCTCTTGGAGAAAAGGAAGCCGGTCAGCTGGATGCGCTGATCCGTGACGCCGGGATCCGGCCTTTCCGCACAACCGCCAAAGCCTGACATATTAAGCTATATTGATACCATGAAAGGACGCGAATTATTGATGATACCCGGCCCGATCGAATCGGACCCCGCCGTGCTGAGTGCACTCGGCCAGCAAACAAGCAGCTTTGTAGCCCCTGAATTCATTGCTATCATGGGCGATTGCCTGCGCATGATGCGGGAAGTGTGGCTCAGTCCGGACGGACAACCCTTCATCATCGCCG harbors:
- a CDS encoding class I SAM-dependent methyltransferase, whose product is MEFLEKDLEAFVEHYTKPEAGVLAELNRETYAKVLMPRMLSGHIQGKILEMFSHMIRPDRVLEIGTFTGYSAICLASGMREGGVLHTIDVNEELEDMVKTYVKKAGMEDRIRLHIGTAAEVIPTLKETFDLVFIDADKENYSNYYDLVFDKVRKGGFIIADNVLWSGKVVDPLELQDDETMALVAYSRKVTQDPRVENVLMPVRDGLMVARKLI
- a CDS encoding dihydrodipicolinate synthase family protein, with protein sequence MAKKSLNLAGVIPPMPTPFDSKGALAADQLSSNVKVWNEFGLRGMLVLGSNGEFVMMSADEKIRAVEAVKASIAPDKLLLAGTGCSTTEETIAVSKRAQAAGADALLVLHPHYYKSLMTDEALRGFFFKVADAVDVPVLVYNMPGCTGMDLSAKLLIELASHENIIGWKDSGSNIVKMEAVVKAKGDDFQLLIGSASLLLPALSIGAVGGIMALANIAPAECIKLIELFGSGNVAAARELQLNMTPVNNAVTATYAMPGLKHVMHQLGLYGGPCREPILPLGEKEAGQLDALIRDAGIRPFRTTAKA